The sequence ATCATTTCCCTGCGTATTGAAAGTCAATTGTCTCTGAGCAAACTGTAAACCCGGCTCTAATCTTACATCTAAGTAATCATGCACTCTGAATTTCGCAATCAAACCTGCTCCAAAGCTAGTACTAGATTTAGAACTTACAAGGTTCTGGTTATCAGCCATACCATATCTAGGGTTATGCACGATACGGTAATCAAGAATATTGCCATTCAGATAAAACCCCCAACTGAACTTTTGCTGGTCAAAATCTTCCAGCTTGTCCATCCTGTTACGAGTTCTAAATTGAGCGTCTGCAAATGTTGCAATACTAACTGAGGCTAAAACCAGAGCTTTTAATAGAAATTTATTCATAGGTTATTTTGTTGCTTTATAAATTGTGGCTATACCTAAACTTAATTTTTTATATTCTACTTTTTTAAATCCTGTATCTAAAAGTATTTGTCTCATTTTCTCTCCAAACGGGAAAGCATTTACAGAATCCGGCAGATAAGTATACGCCCTATTGTCTTTAGAAACCAATCTTCCGATTGCCGGTAATATATTTTTGAAGTAAAACATATAAAACGGTCCTAAAAAACCCTCCACTTTTGAAAACTCAAGAATGTATACGCTCTTGTTTTCTTTCACTACTCTTCTCAGCTCTGCCAAACCTTTTGTAAGGTTTTCAAAGTTCCTTACTCCAAATGCAACGGAAACAGCATCAAATCTATTGTCCTCGAAAGGTAAATTTTCTGCATCGCCTTTCTGCATAGAAATTTTGCCGTCTAATTTAAGTTTTTTTATTTTAATAACGCCAACATTTAACATTTGTTGCGATAAATCTAAACCAACCACTTTTGCGTCAGTTCCTTTTTCCACAGCAATTGCTAAATCTCCTGTTCCAGTTGCTACATCAAGAACCTCCTGAGGAGCATCTTCTTTCATCATTTTTACCAGCTTATTTCTCCACAAAACATCTATTTTCATAGATAATGCATGGTTCAGTAAGTCGTATTTCGGCGCTATATTGTCGAACATATCCTCTACCTGGCTTTTTTTCGTTGCCTCAGAGTTGTAGGGAGTTACTTTGTTGATATCGTTTGTCAAAACTTGTAATATTCTTTATAATAATTAAGGTAATCTTGTTTTCTAAAGATCTTTGAACGTGATTCTACTTTATCAATATTCTTTATCAGTTGATCATATTCTTCGTCTACATTATAGTAAAAATCGTCTGTATAAAGCTTGTTGAAGTGTTTTGCACCCCCAAAATATGGTTTTCCATCAATGATGGTTTTATCCAACGCCAAAAGTAATGAATCTTTTTTAAGATTGTACCCATAATATTGATCATTAACATAATAATCCTTATGCGCAATGTTGATCAAGCCCCTTACTTTATTCACTTCAAATGCAGAATCGTAAAGAAGCTTCTTATTTTGATTAAAAACTTTGATAGAATTTTTCCCTTTTTTAAGATCAACCTTAACAAATTGTCCCCCAGAAATCACTCCCTCAGAACCATTATTAATCTTATAGTAATAGGTATCTGGCGTAGGGTTGTCTACAATGTAATAATTTTTTTTGGCTAAGAAAAAGAAGTACACTCCAAAAGCAAGTATAAATACCACTGATGCTATAAGTAACCCTTTTAACGACGGATTGTTTTTCATAGATTGTAAAGCACAATTTTTGCAAATTTAATAATAATTTTAATTCTTTCTTATTAATATTAATTATTAACTTTGCATCTTTATAAAATCATTAAAACGAATGCCGAATACGATCATTATTGGTTCTGGATCTTACATTCCTAACAGAGTTATTGGTAGAGATTATTTTCTAAATTCTGAATTCTATACCGATGAAGGCGAAAAAATAGACAAGCCAAACGAAGAAATTATCTCAAAATTTGTAGAAATTACAGAAATTGAAAACAGAAGATACATAGGCGAAGACACGTCAAACTCAAAAATTGGTTACGAAGCTGCAAAAATTGCTCTTGAAGACGCAAAAGTTGATGGTGAAGATTTAGATTACATCATCTACGCAAGTAATTTTGGTGAAGTAGGAACCAATGGCGCTGCGAACTTTATGCCGAATATGGCAGGACGAGTGAAGAATCATTTAGGCATCAAAAACAGAAAATGTATCACTTATGATATGATTTTTGGATGTCCGGGTTGGGTTGAAGCAATGATTTTAGCAGACCACTTTATCAAAGCCGGAGTTGCCAAAACAAT comes from Chryseobacterium sp. 3008163 and encodes:
- the ubiE gene encoding bifunctional demethylmenaquinone methyltransferase/2-methoxy-6-polyprenyl-1,4-benzoquinol methylase UbiE, with translation MFDNIAPKYDLLNHALSMKIDVLWRNKLVKMMKEDAPQEVLDVATGTGDLAIAVEKGTDAKVVGLDLSQQMLNVGVIKIKKLKLDGKISMQKGDAENLPFEDNRFDAVSVAFGVRNFENLTKGLAELRRVVKENKSVYILEFSKVEGFLGPFYMFYFKNILPAIGRLVSKDNRAYTYLPDSVNAFPFGEKMRQILLDTGFKKVEYKKLSLGIATIYKATK